The genomic stretch gttgtttgtttaaatcCAGAGTTTGTTTTcagtccagattttttttttctttcatgaaaATCCACTTAATAATAGCTATACATTCAATGGCACTCTTCTCTGAACAGTGCATATGTTAAATGACTAATGCGAATACATTTAACCTATAGATTATAATGTAATAACGTTagggaaaatataaaaaaatatagtgtctatatatgtatatatatatatatatatatttacaatttatctAAGCAAACAAAAAAGCATATGATTCTAACAATATAGTCCTATATAAATTGTGTACTTGGATTGAAATAGGCTATTTCAATCCAAGTACACAATTTATACTATATTGTTAGAATCATGTGCTTTTTTGTTTGCTTAGATAAATCGTTCAGAAGGGTTTGAGCAAACTGTTAAAGATCATTTACAAATCATCCAGACGCCCAATTAATTTCTAATATGACTAAGTAGTATTAAATTGTAAAGAAATTACAGATCCATCTTTGTAATCTGACTGCTTGATAACCTTTGACGATGTAAACACGAtgtccacatgtcatctttcgacgtaacctacgcacactttcaccctcccggctttctgcaatggtttcatcttcacttccttcccctaaactgttggCATCTTTGGACgcgaacagtgctactgatactttctgctccactcttacatcttgtttaaacactgtttgccccttatcttccaggccagcccgtaacaccccttctgccccttggttatctgttgttctacgcgaacaccgttttaagcttagagcttctgaaagggtgtggcgcaagtccaaaaatactactgatcttattgtgtatcagtcactcctatcttctttctctgctaatgtctcctctgctaaaaggacatactaccataacaaaattaacaattcatctaactctcgcatgctttttaaaacattttcctcacttctttgtcctcctcctcctcctgcttgatctctaatagctgacgactttgcaacgtttttcattaataaaattaaacacattagtgcacaattttccacaccacaatcagtcaagctcatatcaccagcaaacttacactcatttacatccttctcttcactctcttattcagaagtgtcaaaactcatcctttctaatcaccctacaacttgcccgcttgatcctattccatctcatctccttcaagccatttctcctgaagttgtacctgcactcactcacatcatcaacacttccctccacactggtgttttcccctcatcatttagacaggcacgtataactccactacttaagaaacccaacctcaaccgatctcttttagagaactacagaccagtttcccttcttccttttattgcaaaaacacttgaacgatctgtgttcaaacaagtctctacatttctcacacacaacaatctccttgacagcaaccaatctggcttcagaagtggacattcaactgagacggccttgctctcagttgttgaagccctaagactggcaagagcagaatccaaatcttcagtacttatcttgcttgatctgtccgctgcttttgacacggttaaccaccagatcctcctatcaacacTACTgccgaaaggcatctcaggaacaacactacaatggtttgagtcttacctatcagataggtccttcaaagtatcttggacaggtgaggtgtccaagtctcaaatCTAACTACTggtgtgcctcagggctcagttcttggaccacttctcttctctgtctacatgtcatcattaggttctgtcattcagaaacatggcttttcataccactgctatgctgatgacactcaactttacctctcattccatcctgatgatccgacggtagctattctcatctcagcttgtctaactgacatttcttcctggatgatggaccatcaccttcaactcaaccttgccaagacagaactgcttgtgattccagcaaacccatcgttccatcacaatttcaccatcaagttaggcacatcaaccataactccttcaaaaacagctagaagccttggagttatgattgatgatcagctaactttctcagaccacattgctaaatgatcctgcagatttgctttattcaacatcaagaagatcaagccctttcttttggaacatgctgcacaaatccttattcaagctcttgttctgtccaggctggactattgcaatgccctcttggcaggtcttccagccaattctatcaaacctttacaattaattcagaacgcggcagcaagattaatttttaatgagccaaaaagaatacacatcacacctctgtttatcaatttgcactggcttccaatagctgctcgcataaaattcaaggcattgatgtttgcatacaaCATCACCACTATCTCTGCatccatttacctaaatttgttacttcagacttatgtgcctctagaagcttgcgttctgcaagtcaacgttgcttgattgtgccatcccaaagaagcacaaagtcacttttacagacttttaaattaaatgttcccttctggtggaatgaactccccaactcaatccgagcagctgagtccttagccatcttcaagaatcggcttaaaacacatctcttccatctttatttgatcctctaactttatcactcaatattctaattatattctttaaaaaaatctaactacctttctaatctttttgtattctattttattttcatttattatgcaattgtatatgtatgtgtgtgtgtgtgtgtgtgtgtgtgtgtgtaaagacctctaactagcttgctctattcttttatttttttattctgttttctttttatttattatattatttaaaatcccatgctacgtgtgctgtgttaacctaactgagacttgttatagcacttatatatcattgctctttttgttgtttttgattcctTCCActttcttcatctgtaagtcgctttggataaaagcgtctgctaaatgaataaatgtaaatgtaaaataatcaatATCCTAATAGTGCATGAGCTTTGAGATTTgagagtgcacaggacacagctTGAGTGAGAGGAAATACGTTTTACGTTTTAATGCTCGCGCATTGTATTAATGTGCTTCCGCGCTACAATTATGCACTTTCGAAATTTGTCAGTAAAATAATGGCATGATAATTTGAGCTCCACACAGCATCATACACAGAAAACACTTTTACTGCAGATGAGAATCACGTCACACTGAAACTAAAGCTGCTGCTTTTTCATCTTCAGTCATTTATAGAAaagacgtttaaaaaaaaaaaaaaatgaacctgAAGAAAaactgaattcataaaaacacatttcaaactcaCCGTCCAGatgccacaaacacaaacagaaccagAATCTGTCAAACATCTTCATTGATTTCAGTTCACAAATATGAAGACAAACTCTTCAGAACTGGTTCagtaataaaatgacagatgagcCGATGAGAGACTGATCTGTAGTAAAGTCACGAGAAACTCTACTGTCGGCTGAAATAACTGCACAAATAGAAGTGTTAAACCGTGTGAACATCCAGCTCTTTGCTTATTTCACAACATGTTAACTTTGTGGCTTTTAGCTCCAGTAGAGCACAGCTTCCTCTTCAGGTCAGGTTTGTTGTCttcaacagaaataaactgaatcatAAGATGATCAGAGTCTAGAGAAGGTGCGAGTGTCTTAAAGCAGCATTCTGCTCATGAGATCCTGAGAGTGTTTGGCTCTCTGAACAGACATGTCAATGGTACATTCCCACATATGCCAGTCACACATGTCGTTTGCTCTGCTGCACTTATATATTAGGGTTTTCTTCTGCATCTGTCACTGATGAAAGTCTGGATGCTCCCTTTGGTCTTTAGAACTGTGAAATGAATGTCCATTTTTCTCAGAAACCAGTTGAAATGTggattcatctgaccacagcacacATTTCCACACATAGTCTTTCTGACTATCTGAGAAGAGCTTTGGCCTAGAGAACCCCATGACATCACTGCATAGAACTGATGTACAGTATAGCTTTCTCCCAGAGTAAAACTGATTCAAGTTACATTTATTGATGCAGCGCCAGACTGTGTTCAGTGACAGCGGTTTACCAAAGTAATCCTGAGcccatgtggctatatttaacattGGGGTTTTGGAATTGGAGTTTTAAGTTAATATGTCTATGAGTGAATTCAAAAACACCAGgatattaaatgtatgcatcaggtaaaataaataaataaaaatatatcaaataaaatatcttaAGTTTGAGGTTGAAACTAACAACCTTTAGAAGAGGAATTCAGAAAGATGTAATCAGTAATCAAAAATCCTATTCAGCTCATCTGaatctgatgtcataaaccagaacATTGAGCAGTCATGCCATTTTCAGATATGTTGACATGTAGGCATaaccataaaaaaaagtaacaaaagttTTTGAAACACCTGCAGAGACGCGTAGGCTGGTCAGATCGATGAGGGGAATCAGAAACGCTGGAACCACTTATGAAATCCAGATCATcttaaacattaaacatacaaTTGTACAGAGTACcgaaaaacactttcaaaatagTTCTGTTTTAACTCCTCTACAATGATAAGAGCATGATGTTTGTTGGTTTAATTTCGGTTTTCACAAGCAgatatgtttatataattattatagtgCACAAATAAAGCTTATTATGTACATGAACCTCATTGTCATGGGACGCACTACTGAGTGGAGTGTGGAGCAAGGGAGATGGAGTACATCAATCCATAGTTTGATGAATACAGGTAACAAGGAAAACTAGCATAGCACATGTAGACTTAACAATACCGGacaaacaaactcaaaacaaGGAACACTATGACTTGACCGGACAAGGGGATGACGAGACACACCTAGGATCAATGGAAATAAACAGGAAACACCTGGAGTAAAAAGATCACAATTAATGTGAGACAGAAACTGGAGGAATGGAAGATCAGGAGACTCGAGGAAAAGGTCTGACACTCATACAATATTCTACATTTACACAGACATTAAAATTTTTTCAAAGCTACTTTGCATTCAAGTTTGATAATCTTGTTTTTGCTTCCTGGGATTGTACCCACGACTCAGTTTTGAAATTATTAgtaatttaatttagtaaattaaGGTTTTCACCACTGTAGGCGgattgttttcacacactgcggccaCCCAACTATGTtataaccatagactgtataaaaacatagtATCCTTGACATCACCCGTTGAGTCCTGAAGAGCGGAAAAAGTTAAATTTCTGTTTTAAGgcagtgtttttatttctttatttctttattcattcattttaattattattgggACTACTTGTCAATGTTTTAAGGAattatacagtaatatatattcttttaatcGGAACGCACCTATTGTTTTATATTAGAGGGAATTAAAGTAGCTACAATCCttgataataagaaaaaaataataaataaaaattaaatactagAAAGGATTTTACTCAAATCTCATCTGGCGTATTTAAAAGAATGTTTGCAGATGGTTCGTTATGAAACTCCATTAAAACGAAGCAATACATAACTACGGATTGGGCTTTTAAAAACAGACGAGGAAGTCGAAACCAAGTCGAGGAGTCGAGGAAGTGAAACCAAAAGATCCTGATCCGCTTCCGGTGACGTCGGAACGCTCGCCACGTTGTCATGGAGTCATGTTGTCGTAAACATGGAACATAGGCAACAACTATGCGATTTGCTCGGCTTCAATTGAGACGAGGCTTTTTGGTGCTGTGTTGTGTTTATGTTATGCTTGTGAAAAAGCAGACTGTGTCTAGTTTAACAAATTGTCGATGTTTACAAGTTAGTCAAGATGTGGAGTCATGGAGGAAGGAGTTCAGCTCTGGACCGAGCGAAGGCTCATCTCTCTGGACAGAGAATCTCAAACAATGGGATTTCAAAGGACAAAAGAGTTAACGTTAGTGTATGTTACATAATTGCTCTACATTCGACGTGAAACCAAAAACAGCGctgtttactttcttaatgcacaTTTCTGGTGTTATTATTCACGATTCGTCACGTTTATTCCATAGcttaattattgttataaactTTTTTAATACTAAATTTATTGTATCCCACAAAGGTCAGAATTATGCCTTTCTTTCTCAGAGTGGcttgatataaactcacaattgttaGATAAAAACCTCAATTttgattaggtttttttttttttttttttgtattagtttATATCACACAAAACGTATTTTATTTCTAAGAATTGCCACTTTGTATCATGTGTAAACTCGCACTTtaaatctgaattgtgaaattgaaattaacaattgtttattttttttattcagtggtggaaacgggcttccatacaaTGTTGGAAGTAATGTTGCCTTTGCAAAATTTGTAGgaataaatcagtattttaatGCCGTTTAATGTTATTGTAACAAAGGTTAGGGCAATATAATAatgatgtaattaataataataagccgTATTAAAACTGGGAAATGTGGAGATGATGTTACCAGCTGTTATTAAATGTCTGGGGTGTGTTGCAATAACTCTCGTTTACCCAGGAAAACTCTGGAAAATTCGTGTCACCATCCAGGCAGATGCAATTCCAGGATTTAAGCGGAGTCTTTTCGCCATCAGAAAGTGAAAACCAGGACCCTGTGAAAACTACGACATTGGAGAGTTTCGGCATGGGTGGTGGAAGCCGATTTCTGAAGAAGGCCTCCAAAGATGCTACTGGAGACAGCGTGTCATCTGCTCCTCAAagaactcctgcagaaacattcATACCTCAACGCAGTTCACAAAGCACAGCTTTGAGTAAGCTAGCGCTCATCGAGAACCGCATCAGAAACCAGAAAACCAAAAGCGATGGCCCTAGTATCCATACAAACCTCTCAGAACCACAAGAGACACATATATCTTTACAGTCCAGCAGTGATCTGAGCATGACAGGGAATCGCTTTCTAAAGAAGAGGACTGTGTCCGCACCTCGAGGAGAGAAGGTTCCTGAGAGAACGTCAGGTCTGAATGAACGTAAAGAAAGGAGAGTCAGTTTAGACAGCGACGAACAGGACATGCGAAGACTTCTAGGAGATTCTTTTAGTTTATCAGAAGGTTCCTTGCAAAATGCAGCAAGGAAAAAGAGTCCTCAACCAGTTAAAAAGGTAAAATTGTTCTTTGACCCCAGTTTACTCGTCTGTCCTATAATTTTAAACCAGTATTACTTTCTTCTTTTTCCAGTTTTACAAGAAGAGCAGTGAAAAGTCCACCGTTCCCACCCATCAAAGTCTATCTCCTCCCCCCAGCAGGCCGGAGTCACACATGGTCCGGTTTACTGAACATTCAGTGTCCTCTGAAACGGATCACAGTGAGATCCGGTCTTTGGATGATCTTTTTCCTGTTGCTGCGGCACCTGATTCTGATGATACTCTGAGCGAGAGGAGCGCAGTATCGGATGGTAAAGCACCTGTGGATTCAACATCTAGCAATCTCCTGAAACCTTTCTTAACTATTGTTAACTTAATTGTTCACTgtgttttaaacatgttttctctTGATGATCTTCCCACAGATTTCAAACTGAACGTAATGACATTGGATGATCTTGCCCCTATACCATTTGAAGCAGCTGAAATCTCACAAGAAAAGGTGTGTTGAACATATCATATCTAAACATAATTTACGCAAGagtttttaaaactgaaaaacagtGTCTTTAAAAATCACAGAAAGAAACACAAGCCCGTCAGGACGGCCGAAACAAGAAGTCATCCAACATTTCAGAAGTTGCTTCACCACCCACACCAGAAGAGGCCTCGTTTGCCTACGAGAGTGATTTTGAGAGTGAGATCTGTTCTGAGGCGCTTCAGAGCGCCAGTGAGATCTCCGAACGTCTCACAGATAAAGACAAAGATGCCTCACTAATCAGCGAGGCCCAGTACAGCTCATACAAATCCCAGGATGACGATGACCGTAATTTATCACAATCATCGTCATCCAGTTTCCACTCAGACTCTACCTCGAGGTCTACCTCATCAAATGCAACAGTCACACATGGCCCCAGTCCTGATCGTCACGTGAAGGAGGTTGCAGTACAGACTCAGGCAGATGGACTCACTTACACATGGTCTTCTGGTAGGTTTACATTTATCTGATACTTCAGTCGAGTCAAACTAACGAAAGCCATCAGGAACATGTCTAAATCATATTTGAAAGGGGCGTCCCTCAGGGTTATAGTTTAGGACCACAGTCATTCTTGTTCATACAGAAATTTATTTGAGAGAATCTTACGAAATCCATCAAGATTATGTCGAAGATTTTATTTGAAACTCCATTTTTGGGGGGCATCCCTCAGGGTTAGTGTTTAGGACCACTTTGATTCTTGTTTTGAGGAAAATGTGTTTTGGGTGGATCTAGCAAAAACTGTCATTTGAGGAAAATGTATTTTGGGTGGATCTAGCAAAAACTGTCAAAACATGTCTAGATCATATTTTGATCATTGCTTTAGGGTGTCCCTCAGGGACAGGGTTAGAGTTTAAGACCCCTTTCATTCTTATTTTGAGGAAAATTCATTTGGGTGAATCTAACAAAAATGGTCAAGGACATATCTAGATCATATTTTGTCTGAACATCTAAAGAAaagagaatatttgttttgcatcatgactattttcatgacattttaaGCACATTTTCCTCCAAAATTCCCATTACCATACTGGCAAACAACCTAGAAAGACATGTTTTTGTGAAACCCACCCATTTACGTCAGCATTTTTTTCAGGCATGGCTGCTGTTGGTCCGTCACTGGGCATGAAGTACGTGGACCCCACTCCAATAGCCAG from Carassius gibelio isolate Cgi1373 ecotype wild population from Czech Republic chromosome A22, carGib1.2-hapl.c, whole genome shotgun sequence encodes the following:
- the ca22h19orf44 gene encoding uncharacterized protein C19orf44 homolog isoform X1; this translates as MWSHGGRSSALDRAKAHLSGQRISNNGISKDKRVNVSENSGKFVSPSRQMQFQDLSGVFSPSESENQDPVKTTTLESFGMGGGSRFLKKASKDATGDSVSSAPQRTPAETFIPQRSSQSTALSKLALIENRIRNQKTKSDGPSIHTNLSEPQETHISLQSSSDLSMTGNRFLKKRTVSAPRGEKVPERTSGLNERKERRVSLDSDEQDMRRLLGDSFSLSEGSLQNAARKKSPQPVKKFYKKSSEKSTVPTHQSLSPPPSRPESHMVRFTEHSVSSETDHSEIRSLDDLFPVAAAPDSDDTLSERSAVSDDFKLNVMTLDDLAPIPFEAAEISQEKKETQARQDGRNKKSSNISEVASPPTPEEASFAYESDFESEICSEALQSASEISERLTDKDKDASLISEAQYSSYKSQDDDDRNLSQSSSSSFHSDSTSRSTSSNATVTHGPSPDRHVKEVAVQTQADGLTYTWSSGMAAVGPSLGMKYVDPTPIASHTVSAEAIESLTAYSPAVFALNDMLRQQLALTRGFIDSTRRHYTSMIESLEPADYKYTTLEDTKEFIRAHRPPKLSIEDALEEVLQEMRDYHYS
- the ca22h19orf44 gene encoding uncharacterized protein C19orf44 homolog isoform X2 encodes the protein MWSHGGRSSALDRAKAHLSGQRISNNGISKDKRVNENSGKFVSPSRQMQFQDLSGVFSPSESENQDPVKTTTLESFGMGGGSRFLKKASKDATGDSVSSAPQRTPAETFIPQRSSQSTALSKLALIENRIRNQKTKSDGPSIHTNLSEPQETHISLQSSSDLSMTGNRFLKKRTVSAPRGEKVPERTSGLNERKERRVSLDSDEQDMRRLLGDSFSLSEGSLQNAARKKSPQPVKKFYKKSSEKSTVPTHQSLSPPPSRPESHMVRFTEHSVSSETDHSEIRSLDDLFPVAAAPDSDDTLSERSAVSDDFKLNVMTLDDLAPIPFEAAEISQEKKETQARQDGRNKKSSNISEVASPPTPEEASFAYESDFESEICSEALQSASEISERLTDKDKDASLISEAQYSSYKSQDDDDRNLSQSSSSSFHSDSTSRSTSSNATVTHGPSPDRHVKEVAVQTQADGLTYTWSSGMAAVGPSLGMKYVDPTPIASHTVSAEAIESLTAYSPAVFALNDMLRQQLALTRGFIDSTRRHYTSMIESLEPADYKYTTLEDTKEFIRAHRPPKLSIEDALEEVLQEMRDYHYS